The Salvia miltiorrhiza cultivar Shanhuang (shh) chromosome 2, IMPLAD_Smil_shh, whole genome shotgun sequence DNA window TTCAGGTAGGCTGCAAGGCTGCAATTCATCAAACACTTAATGTGCATTCAATGTAAGAGCAAAGCTGCTACTTACGCATATTACTTCATTTAGTTCAAATAAAGTGTGAATTTTGTTTAGATTAGAGAGCTCATAGTCAACTAATCATCACCATAAATGCAAAAGGAATTTAACCACAACAGCACTCCTTAAACTAGAAATACCTCAAAAGCCACAAATACAAAAggcattgaaaaatataaattacctTTTGATCAAAAGTTTCAGGCTTAATCGCTTCAACTATAGCTTGAACGGTTTTTTTAGCTCTCTTTTTCCTTACAAAGACACGAAGTTTCGTTACAGAATCATCATCTGCGAGTTCAAAAAACAGTAAATAATTATCAAAGTTGAAACTTTTTGAGCCCTTTTGTATTAATCAACATTAATAAATCGTTTCTGACAAATTTCTGACCTGGGTTTTTCGATTCAGCTGATGGGTCTATCTCCCTTTTCGCTGCCGATAATCTAGTTGTGTGCATTTTGCGGAATGAGGGAAATGATTTTGGGGAAATTAAATGTACAATTGCAGAAAAGTTCTTGAGTGGAAGGGACATTATTTTTGGTGGAAGaggaaaaattaatttaagGCTTTGAAATATGTGGatttatttatctttattttaagtttttattatGAATGAATTATATGGGAGTTTGATATAGAAATTTTAGGGgaaaaaaactaaagaaaaatGTCGCTTTGGTATTTAATGATGTTAGGTTGGCTTGAATTTAagattatatttaatttcattaaaactAATAAGTTGAAgattttaaaatgtaaaaataaaaaatgggctGGGTTTGGGTGCATATTTGGGCCTAATGGGCCATAAAATCTTTGGATCGAATCATTTTTGACAATTCTACGCGTAATGTagactatatatatagatatattagAATATTTGCGATACatcaattatattaaatatagttaaatTATCATATCACATCAatgttaaataaatataattttttatgatgCACAATAACATGGAAATAATGTATTTAGAATTATAAACCCCTTAAAATTAAAGGGTTTCCTCACACAACTATACATTAGATATTACAACTCTATTGCACAATTTTTTACAGCACGAAATTACTTTAAACAAATACTAATATACAACATATTGCAGGAGATTACAAGTGGATTTATAGTATGACACGTATTTTGTAAATGGTTATAAAATTCACAATAAGGTATAGTAATTTCACTAACACTTTCTAAATATTTTCGCTAGTTTGAATTCCACTAACACTTTCTAAATGGAGTTTATTACAACAAACTCGTATCATGTCCTTAGTCTCTCTTATGTTATTCACATACTCCCCCgatccctccgtccatgaaatgagtactcatttgtggacgtcgcgagttttaagaaatgtgtCGAGTGTGGATTGAatagaataagggtcccaccttttttcagtgtattaattaaagggttgtgtgggatacacttgccaaaaagggaaataggtactcatttcgtggacggacgaaaaagaaaatatggatactcatttcgtgcTTAATTCACTGAATACAAGCTCTCTGTAAGAACGAGGACTTCCAACCTGCTTCGTTTACCATATATCCCAAGATTCTTCGTCTTCCGAGTAACACGATTATACAAAACCGTCTCTCCCGTTCTACTCTCCAAAATGCACTCGCACTTATTCCAAAACCCTAGCACCTTCTCGACTCCCGAAATCGGGCCGATTCTCGTCAACTTACTCCACGCTTCAACTCCTCCTCCGATCTCGTTCAAAATCCACACATCAAAAACCTTGTCATCTTCCAATTGTCGATACACAATCAAAGCAAGTGATTCTTTTAGTGGCATAATAGCTCGAGTGGTCCTATGTTGCCCTCCTAGTGGCTCAATGTCGGAGGGCAATTGAGTCATTTCAAATGCTTCATCAACCATATTAAATGAAAGAATTACCTCAACATTATTTTTATCTTGGGCCCACCAACAGAAATTTTCATTCTTGTACACCATGCTCCATAGATTATAGCACATGATATTTGCTGGCATAGAAGATTCCAATTTCTTCCAAGAATTCATTCTTGATGAGTATATCTCAACTTGATAAACAATTTGGGAATCCATTGAAACGCAAAATAAGATCTGCAATACCTGCATGAAAATAGCAACATGGCTTCCTATAAGAGTTTAAAtaacaatttaaataaagaaatacgTCTTTCAgtttaaaaaatcatattaatattaattttggaTCATATATGTTCTTACATGTCTGAAATTTGGGCCAAGGAAGATTTTGGGCCGGGCCAAGTCAAAATTTAATTAGTCTTAAATTTTAGGGGTATGGGCCCATTTGATGGTCGGCCTTTTCTGAGTCGAGTGCGGGCCCATACCTTATCTCGTCAAATGGGCCAAGCCGACCCATTTGACATCTCTAATTTGGACCATTTTCTTACATATCTAAAATTTGGTCTATACCTTATCTTATTTGATTGAGTTATACGAGTTTTTTTCGAGTCGAGCTAATTTTGACAGCTCTATCTAACGCAACGATGATACCTTGATATCACGGGTCTTGGGGTCAAACCCGACCCCGAGATCGCCTCCCCGCACCTTGAAATTCGAGGGGCGGGGCAGCTGCGATGCCGGAAGCTTCTTGAAGCACCGGATGGCCGGGTTCCACAGCGCGATGTTGTCGTAGTACCCGTAGAGGCAGACGATGCCGTTGCAGGGGCCGACGAGGCGGACGTGGCCGAACATGTCGTTGAGGAACGTCGGGAGGTCGTGGTCGACGACGTCGTCGGGGCTCCTCAGCAGCGAGAGGACCCGCCTGTTGGTGGCGTTGCTGCGCCGGCTGATCATCACCGCCTCGGATTCCGGCGCGGCCGAGATGGTTTGGTGGTGCTTGGAGATGAATGCGGGATCGTTGATGATGTTATGCCATGATTTGCATACGCATTTGAATCGAAGGAGTGGTGTTGCCGGTATTCTTGAGAGGATTTCTGTGATCACATCTTCCGGTaagctcattctctctctctctcttgattgtGGTTTCTTGATCTCTTCTTTAATGGCAATGTGATGTGATTATATGCATCTCTTTTTGATGGTAATGAGGTAGAATTTGGAGGTTTAAATCtaaccattctctctctctctctctctcgctctcctCTTTTGTGGGAATGggatttttttcataatttttttggttgtgaaggCCAAAGGGGGTTAATAATATTAGTGGATGAGATCTAGTGTTCCACCTTAACATCGTTTGATTATTATGTCTCATGTATTtcactattaattttattttaatatattaaaaattaattaattaaccttaataattaattattaatttacaattaaaaataaatgtatacaAAACAATTACAAACCATAATTGAATTAGTGAATTCGCTTAAAATGAtattaaaacattaaaaaaattaaaattgaatggaaaaatgattaaaattaaaatttgacaagtacaaaaatacaataactgaaaagataaaaaaatcgGAATATAAGATTTTTCCCACAACTTCTCACGAAGATATTAaaattacctatatatatatatatatatatatatatatatatatatatatataacctcTGCACAAATTTCTCACATCACAACTAAATCAATAGCCAAACACCACCGCTACCAATGGCTTCACCCAAATCACTCCTCAGTTTAGTCATATTCATTGTCTTCCTCCAAATGCTAAAATGTTACTGCTTCACCGGAAATTGTCTCGCCGCGCCGGCACGAAACTAGCCATGTCACCAGGTTTGCAACACAAGAATAACAATAAGAAAAGAATAATCGGCTGAATGACTATCTCGAGAAGGTCTCGAGAAGCCCGATTCTCGAGACCTTCTCAAGATAGTCATTCAGGCTGCCGCTCAAATTATTGCTATTCATAGTTGCGTATGAATCAAATCTTTAAATTTGTGAACACATTTATTCCATGAAAGCTAATTAGAAGATGGTTACAGTTGAATCAGATATTATTGTGGAGTATAAGTTTTGGACAATTTCAAAGAATTACGATATACTATTATTGTCTAAACAAGAAAATATTCAATGGTCTAATTGTAAAGCAAATATTGATCGGACACTCTTTAAATTTGACCGAAAATGAAGATTCTAAACTTAACCCCTGCACAAATTTCTCAATCGGTAAACAAtagtcaaaaaaagaaaaaatcaatcGGCAAACACCACCGCTACCAATAGCTTCTTCACCCAAATCACTCCTCAATTTAGTCATActcataattatattttttagaaatttCTATCGATAAATATTAATGTTATAAGACATTTATGTATGTAAGAAGAAAATTTTATCCTCTAATCTAATCTACGAAATTATAACTATTTTAGCTGAAAATATCAAGCAAATAATTTTAGGGGAAAACGGTTTATATTCATTATTCATCAAAGTGGGCAACGTTACAACTCATTATTCatcaattattttgttttatttttcttttaccGACCTTTTTAGatgttttttgtatttttttgggGCTCATATTCTTATTATGATTACACGTGTTGTGCGTGTGTATGTAACGAGCTAGGGTTCTTGTAGTAAAAGTGAAGACGTGGAATATTATTACACGAAACTGAattttgtgtaatttaattaatgaatgacCCAAATAATTCTTTATTCTTCTTGAGTTGGTGCTGTGTCACAATCTCCTTGAAGCTTCTTGAAAAATTTGATCACAGCTTTCTATTTTTCCCCTATTTTTCCCATGTTACGTTAGTGCTCTATTTTTTCCCAACCTTAATGTCAGAGCACGAGTTTGCAGTCAGAACAGGTTTGCTGTTCAAAAGCGTGTCATCTAAGTAGTCAAGCTGTTTGTTAAAATGTCTCAATACTACTCAAATTAGGCAAATCCGTGTTAAAATGTCTCGATACTACTCAAAGGAAAAAACAAATGTCGTTGAAGGATTGAGGAGTGATTTGGGTGAAGATTGAAGAA harbors:
- the LOC131009493 gene encoding F-box/kelch-repeat protein At3g23880-like, with the translated sequence MSLPEDVITEILSRIPATPLLRFKCVCKSWHNIINDPAFISKHHQTISAAPESEAVMISRRSNATNRRVLSLLRSPDDVVDHDLPTFLNDMFGHVRLVGPCNGIVCLYGYYDNIALWNPAIRCFKKLPASQLPRPSNFKVRGGDLGVGFDPKTRDIKVLQILFCVSMDSQIVYQVEIYSSRMNSWKKLESSMPANIMCYNLWSMVYKNENFCWWAQDKNNVEVILSFNMVDEAFEMTQLPSDIEPLGGQHRTTRAIMPLKESLALIVYRQLEDDKVFDVWILNEIGGGVEAWSKLTRIGPISGVEKVLGFWNKCECILESRTGETVLYNRVTRKTKNLGIYGKRSRLEVLVLTESLYSVN